The proteins below are encoded in one region of Ferruginibacter lapsinanis:
- a CDS encoding peptidylprolyl isomerase: MKKMSFLCIMLLSASQIFSQTLFTYGAEAVSKDEFLRAYNKNKTPDSEKERSYREYLDLYAKFKLKVKAAKELRLDTLQQLQSDIDGFRTQVEEGYMNDDKGVEDLVNEAFNRSQKEIHVMHFYVPVNTSMTTADSLKAIKLIEQAHDELSKGREDYAGIAAELSAQYKMILTASDLGYVTAFSVPYEYENIVYGLKPNEISNPYRTKKAWHLFKNIDERKNSGKWKVAQILLLFPPDATAEQREHVKQKADSVYKLLEGGAEFIGMVKKFSEDKVTLNAGGELPEFSTGKYSLNFEKAVFALKNDGDLSKPILTSYGYHIVKRLKHTPSIFDKSDEAAMYDLKQKVQQDTRINIAKAKFLKDVLVKINYKRNEAVKDKDLFGLADSVLKNKELVKTSIDKLPVFSFSDKTIKGADWLGYVKEYAQNNTSTDDSAKGLFEKYVNAKAFEYYRENLEKYSVDFKYQMQEFKEGNMLFEVMERNVWSKAANDSVGLKKYYTAHQSKYLWEASADVVIYNCSDSEVAEIAAVEVKKGKSWKTIAEESNATIQADSGRYELTQIPVTKVLTEGLVTKPIVSVTDGTASFVQVIKLYPANQQRNFEEARGLVINDYQNYLEEHWIESLKKKYPIKINESVFKTLLK, translated from the coding sequence ATGAAGAAAATGTCTTTTCTATGCATAATGCTATTGTCTGCTTCACAAATTTTTTCTCAAACACTTTTTACTTATGGCGCAGAAGCTGTAAGTAAAGATGAGTTTTTAAGAGCATATAATAAAAATAAAACACCCGATAGCGAAAAAGAAAGATCATATAGAGAGTATCTCGATCTATATGCTAAGTTTAAGTTGAAAGTAAAAGCGGCAAAGGAATTAAGATTGGATACGTTACAACAACTGCAATCGGATATTGACGGGTTTCGTACTCAGGTGGAAGAAGGGTATATGAACGATGATAAAGGAGTTGAAGACCTGGTTAATGAAGCATTTAACCGTAGTCAAAAAGAAATTCATGTGATGCATTTTTATGTGCCTGTAAATACGTCTATGACTACGGCGGATTCATTAAAAGCAATCAAATTGATTGAGCAGGCTCATGATGAATTAAGTAAAGGGAGAGAAGATTATGCCGGTATAGCCGCAGAATTGAGCGCTCAATATAAAATGATACTGACGGCTTCTGACCTTGGATATGTTACAGCATTTTCTGTTCCTTATGAGTATGAGAATATTGTTTATGGATTAAAGCCAAATGAGATCAGTAATCCATACCGGACAAAAAAAGCCTGGCATCTTTTTAAAAACATTGATGAAAGAAAAAACTCCGGTAAATGGAAGGTTGCTCAGATACTTTTACTTTTTCCTCCTGATGCAACAGCAGAACAAAGAGAGCATGTAAAGCAAAAAGCTGACTCTGTTTATAAGTTATTAGAAGGCGGTGCCGAATTTATTGGAATGGTGAAAAAATTCAGTGAAGATAAAGTTACCCTTAATGCCGGAGGTGAATTACCGGAATTTTCAACAGGCAAATATTCGTTGAATTTTGAAAAAGCTGTTTTTGCATTAAAAAATGATGGTGATTTATCGAAACCAATATTGACCTCTTATGGCTATCATATTGTAAAAAGACTTAAGCATACACCTTCAATATTTGATAAGAGTGATGAGGCGGCTATGTACGATCTGAAACAGAAGGTGCAGCAGGATACAAGAATAAATATTGCTAAAGCAAAATTCTTGAAAGATGTTTTGGTAAAAATAAATTATAAAAGAAATGAGGCAGTAAAAGATAAAGATCTGTTTGGATTAGCTGACAGTGTCCTTAAAAATAAAGAGTTGGTAAAAACAAGTATCGACAAACTTCCAGTCTTTTCTTTTTCGGATAAAACTATTAAAGGAGCAGATTGGTTGGGCTATGTAAAAGAGTATGCACAAAATAATACATCAACAGATGACTCCGCTAAAGGTCTGTTCGAAAAATATGTCAATGCGAAAGCCTTTGAGTATTATAGAGAAAACCTGGAAAAATACAGTGTAGATTTTAAATACCAGATGCAGGAGTTTAAAGAAGGTAATATGTTGTTTGAGGTAATGGAACGGAACGTGTGGAGTAAGGCTGCAAATGATAGCGTGGGATTAAAAAAATATTATACAGCTCATCAGTCAAAATATCTTTGGGAGGCAAGTGCGGACGTGGTGATCTATAACTGCAGTGACTCTGAAGTTGCAGAAATAGCCGCCGTAGAGGTAAAAAAAGGAAAGAGTTGGAAAACGATTGCGGAAGAAAGCAATGCAACTATTCAGGCTGACTCCGGAAGATATGAACTTACACAAATACCTGTTACTAAAGTACTAACTGAGGGCTTGGTCACAAAGCCTATTGTTAGTGTTACAGACGGAACAGCAAGTTTTGTGCAGGTTATAAAATTATATCCGGCTAATCAGCAACGTAATTTCGAAGAAGCAAGAGGGCTGGTTATAAACGATTATCAAAACTATCTGGAAGAACATTGGATTGAATCGCTTAAAAAGAAATATCCTATTAAAATAAATGAGTCCGTCTTTAAAACTTTATTAAAATAA
- the metF gene encoding methylenetetrahydrofolate reductase [NAD(P)H]: MKVTDHIAQAKDTLVSFEILPPLKGKTITSIYDHLNPLMEFKPSFINVTYHRSETMFKKKMDGTFEKVEVRKRPGTVAICAAIKNHYNVDAVPHLICGGFSKRETEDALIDLNFLGIDNVLALRGDAAKNESHFEPEADGHAYAIDLIKQVQNLKNGIYLEEDIKNGGKPDFCIGTAGYPEKHFEAPNLETDLIRLKEKVDAGADYIMTQMFFNNQKFFDFVKECRAIGIDVPIIPGLKPITNKKQLSMLPKVFHVDIPTDLSNAIMKAKTDEDVEQIGTEWLTQQSKELKTFGVPVLHYYTLGKPKVIYNVVKQIR; encoded by the coding sequence ATGAAAGTTACAGATCACATAGCCCAGGCAAAAGACACATTGGTCTCTTTTGAGATCTTACCTCCATTAAAGGGTAAGACGATCACTTCTATTTATGATCACTTAAATCCTTTAATGGAATTTAAGCCATCGTTTATAAATGTCACCTACCATCGCAGCGAAACCATGTTTAAGAAAAAAATGGATGGCACATTTGAAAAAGTAGAAGTAAGAAAACGCCCCGGGACGGTTGCAATTTGTGCGGCCATTAAAAATCATTATAATGTAGATGCTGTTCCGCATCTTATTTGCGGAGGGTTCAGCAAAAGAGAAACAGAAGATGCCCTGATAGACCTGAATTTTTTAGGTATTGATAATGTGTTGGCTTTAAGAGGCGATGCCGCCAAAAATGAAAGTCATTTTGAACCGGAAGCAGATGGACATGCTTATGCTATCGACCTGATCAAACAGGTACAGAATTTAAAGAACGGCATATACCTGGAAGAAGATATTAAAAACGGGGGTAAGCCTGATTTTTGTATTGGCACAGCAGGATATCCGGAAAAACATTTTGAAGCCCCTAATTTAGAAACAGACTTAATAAGACTGAAAGAAAAAGTAGATGCAGGTGCCGATTATATTATGACTCAAATGTTCTTTAACAATCAAAAGTTTTTTGATTTTGTAAAAGAGTGCAGGGCTATTGGTATTGATGTTCCAATCATTCCAGGACTGAAACCTATTACCAACAAAAAACAATTGAGCATGTTACCAAAGGTGTTCCATGTAGATATTCCTACAGACTTATCCAATGCTATCATGAAAGCTAAAACGGATGAGGATGTAGAACAAATAGGAACGGAATGGTTAACGCAGCAATCTAAAGAATTGAAAACTTTTGGTGTACCAGTATTGCATTATTATACTTTGGGCAAACCCAAAGTAATTTACAATGTGGTAAAACAAATAAGATAA
- a CDS encoding endonuclease/exonuclease/phosphatase family protein: protein MSKSLFRRLTKSFFIVTNIIVALFFMAGCYSKWLNADRWWVFGFLNVAAFYFFALLVLFILFWLFVKPRWIIISVVTIAISWQFVTNIIPFRLPVSFSKQKEKGAIRIMSWNVAQFDVLNFKKTHKVFYQMTDLINENMPDIACFQEVVCSDSTGKSFLQLDTILGRLGFPYHHYAYDNTENWFGLNMHFGTLILSRYPIIKKKLISHNPYNYNSTFQYSDIVKGNDTFRIFNIHLQSLRFSKENFRYIDESLQEQAKNIEKSRTIISKMKNGFINRKKQADWIREEMDKSPYPMIVCGDFNDVPNSYAYETIGKNLQNAFVEKGSGIGRTFSGIAPNLRIDNIFVDEKFDVLQFTRIARKLSDHFPIIADIAVEKE, encoded by the coding sequence ATGTCTAAAAGTCTTTTCCGCAGACTAACCAAAAGTTTTTTTATTGTCACCAATATTATTGTGGCGTTATTCTTTATGGCAGGCTGTTATTCTAAATGGCTGAACGCAGATCGTTGGTGGGTTTTTGGATTTTTAAATGTAGCGGCATTTTACTTTTTTGCTTTGTTGGTCTTATTCATTCTTTTCTGGTTATTTGTGAAACCGAGATGGATCATCATCTCTGTAGTCACTATCGCAATATCCTGGCAATTTGTTACAAATATTATTCCTTTTCGCTTACCGGTAAGTTTTTCCAAACAAAAAGAAAAAGGTGCGATACGCATTATGAGTTGGAATGTGGCACAATTCGATGTGCTTAATTTTAAAAAAACGCACAAGGTATTTTATCAAATGACCGACCTGATCAACGAAAACATGCCCGATATTGCCTGCTTTCAGGAAGTGGTTTGTAGTGATAGTACCGGTAAAAGTTTTTTACAATTAGATACTATACTCGGAAGACTGGGATTTCCATATCACCATTACGCTTATGATAATACAGAGAACTGGTTTGGTTTAAACATGCATTTTGGCACATTAATACTATCCAGATATCCTATCATCAAAAAGAAACTCATTTCACACAATCCCTACAATTATAATTCTACCTTTCAATATTCGGATATCGTAAAAGGAAACGACACTTTCCGTATTTTTAATATACACCTGCAATCTTTACGCTTTTCTAAAGAAAACTTCCGCTACATAGATGAATCTTTACAGGAGCAAGCCAAGAATATCGAAAAATCAAGAACCATCATCAGTAAAATGAAAAATGGTTTTATCAATAGAAAAAAACAAGCCGACTGGATACGTGAAGAAATGGACAAAAGCCCTTATCCAATGATAGTATGCGGCGATTTTAATGATGTTCCCAACTCATACGCTTATGAAACTATTGGGAAAAACCTCCAAAATGCCTTCGTAGAAAAAGGAAGTGGCATTGGCAGAACCTTTAGTGGTATAGCTCCCAACCTGCGTATTGATAATATTTTTGTTGATGAAAAATTTGACGTGCTGCAGTTTACTCGTATTGCCAGAAAACTGAGTGACCATTTCCCTATTATAGCTGATATTGCGGTAGAAAAAGAGTAA
- a CDS encoding rhomboid family intramembrane serine protease: protein MGESDRYSDYKKPRTRLTLGQDGNALVGALTLNIIFFLLLLTIKVIYFVFESPELVFQTQVLQYFEMPAQLTKLSGRPWTILTYMFSHTQIMHILSNMLWLWAFGFILQELTGNRKLIPIYIYGGLAGAIVFVLSNYLLPPLRPLINESSLLGGNAAVMAVAVATTTLVPGYRFFRNLNGGIPIWVLTLVYVLIDFAGVASMSAAYSLSHLGGGLAGFLFIYFMRKGKDGSTWMNNLYNWFMNLFNPNKNEMSAKEKIFYNSQGRTPYKKTANLTQQRVDEILDKINQKGYHFLTDEEKNILKRAAEEDI, encoded by the coding sequence ATGGGAGAATCAGATAGATATTCAGATTATAAAAAACCAAGAACCAGACTAACGCTTGGACAGGATGGGAATGCATTGGTTGGTGCATTAACCCTTAACATTATTTTTTTTCTGCTATTACTTACCATTAAGGTTATTTATTTTGTTTTTGAATCTCCTGAATTAGTTTTTCAAACACAGGTATTACAATATTTTGAAATGCCGGCACAGCTCACCAAATTGAGCGGAAGACCCTGGACCATTTTAACATACATGTTCAGCCATACACAAATAATGCATATCTTAAGTAATATGCTTTGGCTGTGGGCATTTGGTTTTATTTTACAGGAATTGACAGGAAACAGAAAGTTAATTCCGATCTATATTTATGGCGGACTTGCAGGAGCCATTGTTTTTGTTTTGTCGAATTATTTATTACCTCCTTTGAGACCGCTTATTAACGAATCTTCACTTTTGGGAGGTAATGCTGCTGTAATGGCCGTAGCTGTAGCAACTACAACACTTGTTCCCGGCTATCGTTTTTTCAGAAATTTGAATGGCGGCATTCCTATCTGGGTGTTAACATTAGTATATGTTTTGATAGACTTTGCCGGAGTTGCCAGCATGAGCGCCGCATACAGTTTGTCTCATTTAGGTGGAGGCCTTGCCGGGTTTTTATTCATCTATTTTATGCGTAAAGGAAAGGACGGAAGCACCTGGATGAATAATTTATATAACTGGTTCATGAATTTATTCAATCCGAATAAAAATGAGATGTCGGCAAAAGAAAAAATATTTTACAATTCTCAAGGACGAACTCCGTATAAAAAAACAGCCAATCTTACCCAACAAAGAGTAGACGAAATTCTGGACAAGATCAATCAAAAAGGATATCATTTTCTTACCGATGAAGAAAAGAATATTTTAAAAAGAGCTGCTGAAGAAGATATATAG
- the lptB gene encoding LPS export ABC transporter ATP-binding protein translates to MSLTIQTKNLVKVYGSRTVVNNVSFSVKQGEIVGLLGPNGAGKTTSFYQVVGLVRPDSGEVFLDELNITKLPMYKRAQMGIGYLPQEASVFRKLSVEDNIAAVLEMTDLNKHQQKEKLESLLDEFRLQQVRKNNGDTLSGGERRRTEIARALAVDPKFILLDEPFAGVDPIAVEDIQEIIAKLKYKNIGILITDHNVNETLSICDRAYLLIDGKIFTDGTAEELAADEHVRRLYLGRNFELKRKDYLHEKAAQ, encoded by the coding sequence TTGAGTCTTACAATACAAACAAAAAATTTAGTAAAAGTTTACGGCAGTCGTACTGTAGTGAATAATGTCTCTTTTTCGGTAAAACAAGGAGAAATTGTAGGGTTACTGGGGCCAAATGGTGCCGGAAAAACCACTTCGTTTTATCAGGTAGTAGGGCTGGTAAGACCCGATAGCGGCGAGGTTTTTTTAGATGAGCTCAATATCACCAAATTACCTATGTATAAAAGGGCGCAAATGGGTATCGGGTATTTGCCGCAGGAGGCAAGTGTATTCAGGAAATTAAGTGTAGAAGACAATATAGCTGCAGTATTAGAAATGACCGACCTCAACAAACACCAACAGAAAGAAAAGCTGGAATCATTATTAGATGAATTCAGGTTGCAACAGGTAAGAAAAAATAACGGAGATACTTTAAGTGGGGGCGAACGCCGTAGAACAGAGATCGCAAGAGCGTTAGCGGTTGACCCTAAATTTATTTTACTAGATGAACCTTTTGCCGGTGTTGATCCTATTGCTGTAGAAGATATTCAGGAAATTATTGCCAAACTTAAATATAAAAATATCGGTATCTTAATTACCGATCATAATGTAAATGAAACCCTTTCTATTTGTGACAGGGCATATCTTTTAATTGATGGTAAAATTTTTACAGATGGTACAGCAGAAGAGTTGGCGGCAGATGAGCATGTACGAAGATTATATCTGGGTAGAAATTTTGAACTGAAACGAAAAGATTATTTACATGAAAAAGCTGCTCAGTAA
- the rlmD gene encoding 23S rRNA (uracil(1939)-C(5))-methyltransferase RlmD — protein MKRKKYLLEKIEVTGYAAEGKSLAKQDGKVIFIEGAVPGDIADVFVSKNKKDWAEGKATHIHHYSKERVEPFCQHFGICGGCKWQMLPYQKQLEYKQQEVAQNFRRIGKVELPEMLPIVGADSTQHYRNKLEFTFSNKRYLTEKEIKGDGILPQENALGFHVPRIFDKIIDIQECYLMDDVNNTIRNSVRDFAKENNYTYYDIRQHTGWLRNIIIRLCSTGELMVNICLGYEDEIETKKLLDHLLLKVPSITTLLYTINTKWNDSIYDLTPQVYFGKGYAAEKLEEFTFKIGPKSFFQTNTKQAEKLYTITRDFAGLTGSETVYDLYCGTGSIGIFVSKYAKKVIGVEVIAEAIEDAKENAALNNITHADFFAGDVIKICDDTFFAKHGRPDVIITDPPRAGMHEKLTAKLLEIAAPKIVYVSCNTATQARDIGLLSEKYTVEKIQPVDMFPHTHHIECVVLLTLK, from the coding sequence GTGAAAAGAAAAAAATATTTACTGGAAAAAATTGAAGTTACCGGGTACGCTGCAGAAGGAAAATCTCTTGCTAAACAAGATGGCAAGGTTATTTTCATTGAAGGGGCTGTTCCGGGAGACATTGCCGATGTTTTTGTTTCCAAAAACAAAAAGGACTGGGCCGAAGGAAAAGCTACTCACATTCATCATTATTCGAAAGAAAGGGTGGAACCTTTTTGCCAGCATTTTGGAATTTGTGGTGGTTGCAAATGGCAAATGTTGCCTTATCAAAAGCAACTGGAATATAAACAGCAGGAGGTTGCCCAGAATTTCAGACGAATCGGTAAAGTTGAATTACCTGAAATGTTGCCGATCGTTGGTGCCGATAGCACCCAGCACTACCGCAATAAACTGGAATTCACTTTCAGCAACAAAAGATATCTGACAGAAAAGGAAATTAAAGGTGATGGTATTTTACCTCAGGAAAATGCACTTGGTTTTCATGTACCCAGAATTTTTGATAAGATCATCGATATACAGGAATGTTATTTAATGGATGATGTAAATAACACTATCCGTAACAGTGTAAGAGATTTTGCCAAAGAAAATAATTACACTTATTACGATATCAGGCAACATACCGGCTGGCTTCGCAATATTATTATCAGGTTATGCTCCACCGGCGAACTGATGGTAAATATTTGTTTGGGTTATGAAGATGAAATAGAAACAAAAAAATTACTGGATCACCTTTTACTGAAAGTTCCATCTATTACAACTTTGTTGTATACCATCAACACCAAATGGAATGATAGTATTTACGACCTAACGCCACAGGTGTATTTCGGGAAGGGGTATGCCGCAGAAAAACTTGAAGAGTTCACTTTTAAAATAGGACCAAAATCTTTTTTTCAAACAAATACAAAACAGGCTGAAAAACTATATACCATCACAAGAGATTTCGCTGGATTAACGGGTTCAGAAACAGTATACGATCTCTATTGCGGCACAGGCAGTATCGGTATTTTTGTAAGTAAATATGCAAAGAAAGTAATTGGCGTAGAAGTAATTGCTGAAGCAATTGAAGATGCTAAAGAAAATGCGGCCCTAAATAACATTACCCATGCAGATTTTTTTGCCGGTGATGTGATAAAGATCTGTGACGATACTTTTTTTGCTAAACATGGTAGGCCTGATGTGATCATAACCGACCCCCCACGGGCAGGTATGCACGAAAAACTTACCGCCAAACTGCTGGAGATTGCAGCCCCAAAAATTGTGTATGTAAGCTGCAATACAGCCACACAGGCAAGGGATATCGGCCTGTTAAGTGAAAAATACACAGTAGAAAAAATTCAACCGGTAGATATGTTTCCGCATACACACCATATTGAGTGTGTGGTGCTGCTTACTTTAAAATAA
- a CDS encoding GH3 auxin-responsive promoter family protein — translation MKFLSSAISRLARMRLWRIENWSNHPVAAQREVLQHLVTSAQYTEIGKKYSFSKLFTIRDFKKRVPIHEYDDIKPYIQRMMNGEENILWNTPVYWFAKSSGTTSDKSKFIPVSDESLTDNHFQASKDVLSNYYKNFPSSDLLTGKGLVVGGSHQISKVNEDIQYGDLSAILMQNSPFWGQWLRTPELSVALLDEWENKIEKLAQITAEENVTSLAGVPTWTLLLLKRILEIKGKSTIKEVWPNLELYINGGVSFVPYKEQFDKIIGEKINYLEIYNASEGFIAGQEKPDDDGLLLFTEHGIFYEFMPVEEYGKPNPQTMGLDDIVVGKNYALIISNNGGLWRYLIGDTVQFTSINPYKIKVTGRLKHYINAFGEELIVDNSDRAIAIAAEKTGAVINDYTAAPVYFSDKNNGGHEWLIEFDKEPSDKTAFIYELDNALKEINSDYEAKRYKDIALRLPLVHSLPKGTFTEWLRSKGKVGGQHKVPRLSNERIFLEEILAVKNRQ, via the coding sequence ATGAAATTCCTATCCTCTGCCATATCCCGACTAGCAAGGATGCGTTTATGGCGTATCGAGAACTGGAGCAATCATCCGGTGGCAGCTCAGCGTGAGGTATTGCAGCATTTGGTAACATCCGCACAATATACAGAGATCGGCAAAAAATATTCTTTCAGCAAATTATTTACCATCCGGGATTTTAAAAAGAGAGTTCCTATTCATGAATACGATGATATAAAACCTTATATACAACGTATGATGAACGGAGAGGAAAATATTTTGTGGAATACGCCTGTGTACTGGTTTGCCAAAAGTAGCGGTACTACTTCTGATAAAAGTAAATTCATTCCCGTAAGCGACGAGAGCTTAACTGATAATCATTTTCAGGCAAGCAAAGATGTATTGAGTAATTACTATAAAAATTTCCCCTCAAGCGATCTATTAACCGGAAAAGGATTGGTTGTTGGAGGTAGTCATCAGATCAGTAAGGTAAATGAAGATATACAATATGGCGACCTGAGTGCTATATTGATGCAGAACTCACCCTTTTGGGGGCAATGGTTACGTACGCCTGAGCTAAGTGTGGCCTTACTGGATGAATGGGAAAACAAAATTGAAAAGCTGGCACAAATTACTGCAGAAGAAAATGTGACCTCACTGGCCGGCGTGCCCACCTGGACCTTATTGCTACTCAAACGTATATTAGAGATCAAAGGAAAATCTACCATTAAAGAAGTGTGGCCAAATCTGGAGTTATATATCAACGGAGGCGTCTCATTTGTTCCCTATAAAGAGCAGTTTGATAAAATTATCGGAGAAAAAATAAACTATCTGGAAATATATAATGCCAGCGAAGGCTTTATTGCAGGCCAGGAGAAACCCGATGATGACGGCTTGTTATTGTTTACAGAACATGGTATTTTTTACGAGTTCATGCCAGTGGAGGAATACGGAAAGCCTAATCCTCAAACAATGGGATTGGATGATATTGTTGTCGGAAAAAATTATGCACTGATCATCAGCAACAATGGCGGGTTATGGAGATATTTGATAGGAGATACGGTACAGTTTACTTCTATCAATCCTTATAAAATAAAAGTAACAGGAAGGCTGAAGCACTATATCAACGCATTTGGAGAAGAGTTGATAGTTGATAATAGCGATCGTGCTATTGCGATTGCTGCAGAAAAAACCGGCGCTGTCATCAATGATTATACAGCTGCTCCAGTTTATTTCTCTGATAAAAATAATGGAGGGCATGAGTGGCTGATAGAGTTTGATAAAGAACCGTCTGATAAAACAGCGTTCATTTATGAACTGGATAATGCGTTAAAAGAAATAAACAGCGATTATGAGGCTAAACGATATAAAGATATTGCTCTTCGATTACCTTTGGTGCATTCTCTGCCCAAGGGTACATTTACAGAATGGCTGCGTTCGAAGGGAAAAGTTGGTGGTCAGCATAAAGTGCCCAGATTGAGCAACGAAAGAATTTTTTTAGAAGAAATACTTGCTGTGAAAAACCGGCAATAA
- a CDS encoding rhomboid family intramembrane serine protease, whose amino-acid sequence MAYRSPGNSFQKTTPIVLNLIIINVLVFLLQLFLDGDDYRITENLVLFPYNSGLFKPYQLVTCMFAHGSIMHILFNMFTLYTFGVWLERVWGPKKFLIFYLVCGLAAGIAQMLLVKDAPSLGASGAIMGVFAAFAYLFPNTELMMFFIPVPIKAKYMVFIMAGIDLFGGFHPGGTDNIGHFAHLGGLVMGFILVLIWNKTNRKTFY is encoded by the coding sequence ATGGCTTATCGTAGTCCAGGCAATTCATTTCAAAAGACAACACCTATTGTCTTGAATTTAATTATTATTAATGTACTGGTTTTTCTATTGCAATTATTTCTCGATGGTGATGATTACAGAATAACAGAAAACCTGGTATTGTTTCCTTACAACTCGGGCTTATTCAAGCCTTACCAACTGGTAACCTGTATGTTTGCCCACGGCAGTATCATGCATATTCTTTTTAATATGTTTACCCTGTATACTTTTGGCGTTTGGCTCGAAAGAGTTTGGGGACCAAAAAAATTCCTGATCTTTTACCTGGTATGCGGATTGGCTGCCGGCATTGCACAAATGCTTTTGGTAAAAGATGCTCCGTCTCTTGGAGCATCAGGTGCTATTATGGGTGTATTTGCTGCATTTGCCTACCTGTTTCCCAATACAGAATTGATGATGTTTTTTATTCCGGTTCCAATCAAAGCAAAGTATATGGTTTTTATAATGGCCGGCATTGATTTGTTTGGAGGATTTCATCCTGGTGGTACTGATAATATCGGCCACTTTGCGCATTTAGGTGGTTTGGTTATGGGTTTTATTTTAGTGTTGATCTGGAACAAAACAAACCGAAAAACGTTTTACTAA
- a CDS encoding TlpA family protein disulfide reductase has translation MKKLLAILLASVYFSSANAQSFKVTLKTPNYKKGIAYLTYHWGKSLNVEDSAAINSNGVAVFQGKRKLPGGIYSIVFPKQNKSVDFFIDKEQIITITADTTDLLNKTVVVGSKENLLFQQHQKFATAKISLLNKEKDAYNKSTTKADSVMHEQKYLDYNKQLNEYREGIIKNHPNSMMTVILQGMRDPKVLNYKPVTHEDSLQNYHYYKTHYWDGITFMDERVLRTPFFLPRFERYYREIVAQVPDSIIKEADYQLLLARSCPEMYKFLLNWLTDEYISPKYMGQDAVFVHLFNKYHSKGLTPWLNEKQHETISRRAYMLMANLIGEQAANLQMIDTSGKLTPLHTVEADFTVVVFWDPNCGHCKEEIPRVDSIYRANWKQHNVKMYAVLSADSKDDVKSAWIKYIEEHKIGDWINVYQTKEMKDAEEAAGQWGYHQLFDVTTTPTLYLLDKEKRIIGKKLTWDQINDLLEAKLATQKTN, from the coding sequence ATGAAAAAATTACTTGCTATTTTATTGGCATCTGTTTATTTTAGTTCAGCAAATGCACAAAGTTTTAAAGTAACGCTAAAAACCCCCAACTACAAGAAAGGGATAGCTTATTTAACCTATCATTGGGGTAAAAGCCTGAATGTAGAAGATTCGGCAGCTATAAACAGTAATGGGGTGGCTGTGTTTCAGGGAAAGCGAAAATTGCCCGGAGGGATCTATTCTATCGTATTTCCAAAGCAAAATAAATCGGTTGATTTTTTTATAGATAAAGAACAAATAATCACCATTACTGCTGATACTACCGATCTGTTGAATAAGACGGTAGTAGTTGGGTCAAAAGAGAATCTGCTGTTTCAACAACACCAAAAATTCGCAACAGCAAAGATCTCTTTATTAAATAAAGAAAAAGACGCATATAATAAATCTACCACCAAGGCTGATTCGGTTATGCATGAGCAAAAATACCTGGACTACAACAAACAATTAAACGAGTATAGAGAAGGGATCATAAAAAATCATCCGAATTCGATGATGACCGTCATTTTGCAGGGAATGAGAGATCCTAAGGTGCTAAACTATAAGCCGGTCACACACGAAGATTCATTGCAGAATTATCACTATTACAAAACACATTATTGGGATGGTATCACTTTTATGGATGAACGGGTGCTGCGTACTCCATTCTTTTTACCAAGATTTGAAAGGTATTATCGTGAGATAGTGGCCCAGGTGCCGGATAGTATCATCAAAGAAGCAGATTATCAACTTTTACTGGCACGTAGTTGTCCGGAGATGTACAAATTTCTATTGAACTGGTTAACTGATGAGTATATTTCTCCAAAATATATGGGTCAGGATGCAGTATTTGTGCATTTGTTTAATAAGTATCATAGTAAAGGGTTAACACCATGGTTAAATGAAAAGCAACATGAAACGATTAGCAGACGGGCTTATATGTTGATGGCCAATTTGATCGGAGAGCAGGCAGCCAATCTTCAAATGATTGATACATCAGGAAAGTTGACTCCTTTACATACTGTTGAGGCAGATTTTACCGTTGTAGTTTTTTGGGATCCCAACTGTGGGCATTGTAAAGAGGAGATACCAAGGGTAGACTCAATATATCGAGCCAACTGGAAGCAGCATAATGTAAAAATGTATGCTGTGCTTTCAGCAGATTCTAAAGATGATGTAAAATCAGCCTGGATCAAATATATAGAAGAGCATAAAATAGGAGACTGGATAAACGTATATCAAACCAAGGAAATGAAAGATGCGGAAGAGGCTGCCGGACAATGGGGTTATCATCAACTATTTGACGTTACAACGACACCTACCTTATATTTGCTGGATAAAGAAAAGAGGATCATTGGAAAAAAGCTCACCTGGGATCAAATCAATGATTTGCTGGAAGCAAAATTAGCTACTCAAAAAACTAACTAA